One Bombus fervidus isolate BK054 chromosome 7, iyBomFerv1, whole genome shotgun sequence genomic region harbors:
- the LOC139989331 gene encoding glutamate receptor 1: MKIVMYLNVISIFFHLTGTEMYNNETLYIPLIKWIRSYYSASAVFLLHSSGENKNFDDWKLTYLSHTWSRLLHREQIATLSSTFKNIHVLDRNNILRPLAIVLISGSDAVFEFSKYSKSFRISHFAWFVIFVPTAMPAENYCYNPPGNPFNLLYDTEMLVMCPGDPVLREWYSVDGNNTVISDLVKWYPKKQLKSPTAVVDLLSNLSLHERRNDLKGKVLRAVTIKNSIFATKDDKLEGYFNRAVNELKKYLNFTLDIVSEELEFGSFNVTTKRWNGAFRLVASGEVDIGLSDFSMTNIRLDYVDYTVPIITTRDCLYFKQPETSAVKWLAYYKAYSFALWMSLLVTIIIAQFTLAFIRSRVESTDLTVELYHEFIRIWGIFCQQGITEGFPRYSSLRLAYFTVLVTGIVIFAAYSASMISFVTAYVHNLPFRTIEEFVNDGTYDVILNKDSADYDMFALSKDPVSEHMMAKLRPIHTLPITIEDGFQKICDDPTLVYYSGYGKQMQGIANFHIPCDIVCINSGRVDSLSLILPKNSQFTSILNYYVQKLLNTGLLNRFKNEVFFMKKNTFQPVGFYSVASVLIIFFGGVSLALVILIVEMYYNRLQSNVLGLYMVTGFLTARHLDHDRKLFSTVTRG; encoded by the exons ATGAAAATTGTAATgtatttaaatgttatttctatcttttttcatttaacgGGAACTGAAATGTACAATAACGAAACGCTGTACATTCCTTTAATAAAATGGATTCGCAGTTACTATTCGGCTTCTGCTGTCTTTTTGTTGCATTCGTCTGgcgagaataaaaatttcgatg ATTGGAAACTAACATATTTATCACATACATGGTCTCGTCTTCTTCATCGTGAACAAATTGCAACTTTAAGTAGCACATTCAAGAACATTCACGTGCTAGATAGAAATAATATCCTCCGACCGTTGGCCATTGTTCTTATATCCGGATCTGACGCagtttttgaattttcaaagtaCTCGAAGTCCTTTAGAATATCCCATTTTGCATGGTTTGTGATATTCGTACCTACGGCGATGCCAGCGGAAAACTATTGTTACAATCCGCCGGGAAATCCATTTAATTTGTTATACGACACCGAAATGTTGGTAATGTGTCCTGGTGACCCTGTTCTTCGTGAATGGTATTCTGTGGATGGGAACAATACCGTCATTTCCGATTTAGTTAAGTGGTATCCAAAGAAACAATTGAAATCCCCAACAGCAGTTGTTGACTTATTGTCCAACTTGTCTCTGCACGAGAGGAGGAATGACCTGAAAGGAAAAGTTCTGCGAGCTGTTACTATCAAG AATTCGATATTCGCGACAAAAGATGACAAGTTGGAAGGATATTTTAATAGAGCGGTCAACGagcttaaaaaatatctaaattttaCTCTCGATATCGTGTCCGAGGAACTCGAATTTGGGAGTTTCAACGTGACAACGAAACGCTGGAATGGGGCATTTCGTTTAGTTGCTTCTGGAGAAGTAGATATCGGATTGTCCGATTTTTCGATGACCAATATTAGGCTTGATTATGTCGATTATACGGTTCCTATTATTACTACTAGAGATTGTTTGTATTTTAAGCAACCAGAAACGTCAGCGGTGAAATGGCTTGCTTATTATAAG GCATACAGTTTCGCGCTCTGGATGTCTCTACTCGTAACAATTATAATTGCTCAATTTACTTTGGCTTTTATAAGATCTCGAGTAGAATCCACTGATCTAACCGTGGAATTATACCAtgaatttattcgaatttgGGGTATATTCTGCCAGCAAGGTATTACAGAAG GATTTCCACGGTATTCGTCGCTAAGGTTAGCATACTTTACCGTACTTGTTACCGGTATAGTGATATTCGCCGCTTATTCCGCGTCTATGATATCCTTTGTAACAGCTTACGTTCATAACCTACCTTTCCGCACGATCGAGGAGTTTGTGAATGATGGTACATACGATGTAATTCTCAATAAAGATTCCGCAGATTACGACATGTTTGCC CTATCGAAAGATCCCGTATCGGAACATATGATGGCCAAACTAAGGCCGATACATACTCTACCAATCACCATAGAAGATGGATTTCAAAAG ATCTGTGACGATCCTACATTAGTGTACTATAGCGGTTATGGTAAACAAATGCAGGGAATAGCGAATTTTCATATTCCTTGCGATATCGTCTGCATTAACTCTGGCCGAGTGGATAGTTTGTCCCTGATCCTTCCGAAAAATAGTCAATTCACCTCGATCCTGAATTACTA TGTGCAGAAACTTCTGAATACTGGTCTACTGAACCGGTTTAAGAACGAAGTATTTTTCATGAAGAAGAACACATTTCAGCCGGTCGGATTTTATAGCGTGGCATCTGTGTTAATAATCTTTTTCGGTGGTGTTTCACTAGCCCTTGTTATATTAATCGTAGAGATGTATTACAATAG ACTTCAATCAAACGTCCTTGGCTTATATATGGTTACGGGCTTTCTCACAGCGAGGCATCTTGACCATGATCGTAAGCTTTTCTCAACTGTCACGCGAGGCTAG
- the Ref(2)p gene encoding refractory to sigma P has translation MYKVYLQNNDSSIKAIRKFGSQTSSQFHGNRTNCHLSFNDFCQKVISIFPELSDKEFTISWKDADGDQILISSDEELQIAREEMRQHNKIYIKPFSSEQKAPSHEKEKAVHFGVYCDGCDNDIIGFRYKCIQCEDYDLCEQCEIAQIHSDHYMIRMPKPLEIHHTRSLFHHLRKILKKSGVYYNKKHTSDENKSQSNHCNIYPWLGIYAPYLYNFVDTLLEAHAVDPESCKSHKPKERKESKDDKCTDENNSTKFPGEGRKLLDNAKGDIEQASDVASTESQDSAATKVVADEWTIIDKNDTTEVNQTSSASSNMNGTGTKQTCSSSTAPPSAGSSAETLYSELSRETNYQEIYHENPRINEAVKTMIKMGFSNQSGLLTYLLGVENGNIDNVLEILQPTK, from the exons atgtataaagtatatttgcaaaataacGACTCTTCCATCAAAGCAATTCGAAAGTTTGGTTCTCAAACTAGTTCACAGTTTCATGGTAATCGGACTAATTGTCACCTTAGTTTTAATGACTTCTGCCAAAAAGTCATATCAATATTCCCGGAATTATCTGATAAAGAGTTCACCATTTCTTGGAaag ATGCTGATGGTGATCAAATCTTAATATCATCTGACGAAGAATTACAAATTGCTAGGGAAGAAATGAGACAgcataacaaaatatatattaaacctTTTTCATCTGAGCAAAAAGCACCAAGtcatgagaaagaaaaagcagTACATTTTGGCGTATATTGTGATGGTTGTGATAATGACATAATTGGATTTAGATACAAATGTATTCAATGTGAAGATTATGATTTATGTGAACAATGTGAGATAGCACAGATACATTCGGATCATTATATGATCCGTATGCCAAAACCATTAGAAATTCATCATACTCGAAGTTTGTTTCACCATTTGagaaaaattctgaaaaagaGTGGtgtgtattataataaaaaacataCTTCTGATGAAAATAAATCCCAAAGTAATCATTGTAACATTTATCCTTGGTTGGGAATTTATGCaccatatttatataattttgttgatACACTATTAGAAGCACATGCTGTTGATCCAGAAtcttgtaag AGTCACAAAcctaaagaaagaaaagaatctaaGGATGATAAATGTACAGATGAAAATAATTCCACAAAATTTCCTGGAGAAGGAAGGAAGTTACTTGATAATGCAAAGGGTGATATAGAACAAGCGTCAGATGTTGCATCAACAGAAAGTCAAGACAGTGCTGCTACAAAGGTAGTAGCAGATGAATGGACTATTATAGATAAAAATGACACTACTGAAGTTAATCAAACATCTTCAGCTTCATCCAATATGAATGGAACTGGTACGAAACAG ACTTGTTCCTCTTCAACGGCACCACCATCAGCAGGATCTTCAGCTGAAACACTTTACTCTGAATTATCAAGAGAAACGAATTACCAAGAAATATATCATGAAAATCCAAGAATTAATGAAGCTGTTAAAACTATGATAAAGATGGGATTCTCAAATCAGAGTGGATTATTGACTTATTTGTTGGGTGTTGAAAATGGTAATATTGATAATGTCTTGGAGATATTGCAGCCtaccaaataa
- the LOC139989330 gene encoding glutamate receptor 1, translating into MRLAFLSIFLSSLIILSAYSASLTSFLTVSTVTLPFSTMEEFANYGSYKLITFRNSADYDMIIAANSSLFEKVKKLMKDKEDLPLTAHDGFLQVCNEKVGFYITEAIKNAISIPCETSFIEADRVDSLALVLKKRGQYTGVVNYYLQQFKDNGVLARLKNTFLVTGDSAEKGNVTVNLNGIAPILSVLAGGTIFSCLVLLLEKICYNFWRNNCGGIFHCDLWRRFFNRQLVVDSVDKKKRIGNLSENILQSQENQRSDIFRNQSSFTQYK; encoded by the exons ATGAGATTGGCTTTCCTATCGATTTTCTTGTCGTCGTTGATCATTCTATCCGCTTACTCCGCCTCGCTGACCAGTTTTTTGACAGTTTCTACGGTTACTTTGCCTTTCTCCACTATGGAAGAGTTCGCTAATTATGGGTCgtacaaattaattacattcagAAACAGCGCGGATTATGACATGATAATT GCTGCTAACAGCAGTTTATTCGAGAAGGTGAAGAAATTGATGAAGGACAAGGAAGATTTGCCTTTAACGGCTCACGatggctttctacag GTATGTAACGAAAAAGTGGGGTTCTACATAACCGAAGCGATAAAGAACGCTATCAGTATACCGTGTGAAACTTCGTTTATCGAAGCGGATAGGGTCGACAGTTTGGCTCTAGTTTTGAAGAAACGCGGTCAATACACAGGAGTGGTGAATtatta TCTACAACAATTCAAAGATAACGGAGTACTGGCCAGATTGAAGAACACGTTCCTGGTAACTGGAGATTCTGCCGAGAAAGGGAACGTTACTGTTAATTTGAATGGAATCGCACCTATTTTATCAGTTCTGGCTGGTGGAACAATTTTCAGTTGTCTGGTATTGCTACTCGAAAAAATATGCTATAATTTTTGGCGCAATAATTGCGGAGGAATTTTTCACTGCGATTTATGGCGGAGATTCTTTAATAGGCAACTCGTTGTAGATTCAGTAGACAAGAAAAAACGAATTGGGAATCTCTCGGAAAATATACTTCAGTCTCAAGAGAATCAACGATCAGATATTTTTCGTAATCAAAGTTCTTTCACGcagtacaaataa
- the Seipin gene encoding lipid droplet biogenesis associated protein seipin — MLISRLSEQVYKKLFHVQNKTKRSAQSARDVLISGGIIIISGIVIVWLSVFLYTAFYYAYVPSISYVRPVHLQFKSCNEEKGICSFPSAYVQLTNKQQLLMVGQPYKVNLHLEMPESPANKELGMFMVCAQLRSRDGFLLEHACRSTMLHYRSTLLHALTTLTFSPMMIFGTTEEKQNVVLELFDNFEENQNHPVTIIYIEIQSRHIEFYSASITINAHLSGLRYLMFHWPILSGIVGIGTNLFFIALVCTLCYLHFTIYEDSGDDGFNYEEGKKVEEKQEYNKELNTEEEREHKATNEQSSDSSSSEDIAASYIVPHLVKSGEESHPSRIELMK, encoded by the exons ATGTTAATTTCGAGGTTATCAGAACAAGtttataaaaagttatttcatgtgcagaataaaacaaaaagaagtgCACAATCTGCTAGAGATGTACTTATAAGTGGcggaattattattattagtggGATCGTTATTGTTTGGTTATCTGTGTTTCTCTACACAGCATTTTATTATGCCTATGTACCGAGCATCTCATACGTACGGCCAGTACATCTGCAATTCAA GTCATGTAATGAAGAAAAAGGGATTTGTAGCTTTCCATCGGCATATGTGcaattaacaaataaacaGCAGCTTTTAATGGTTGGCCAGCCATATAAAGTCAATTTACATCTAGAAATGCCAGAGTCCCCAGCCAATAAGGAACTTG gtATGTTCATGGTTTGTGCTCAATTACGCAGCAGAGATGGTTTCCTCCTAGAACATGCATGTAGATCTACCATGTTACATTACCGTAGCACATTATTACATGCACTTACAACACTTACATTTTCACCTATGATGATTTTTGGCACTACAGAGGAAAAACAAAATGTAGTTCttgaattatttgataatttcgaagaaaaccAAAATCATCcagttacaattatttatatcgaaatacAATCAAGACATATTGAATTCTACTCTGCAAGTATTACGATAAATGCACACTTATCGGGTCTACGCTATTTAATGTTTCATTGGCCGATTCTATCTGGTATTGTTGGCATCGGTACAAATTTGTTTTTCATAGCACTTGTATGTACCCTTTGCTATCTTCATTTTACCATTTATGAAGACTCTGGAGATGATGGTTTCAATTATGAAGAAGGTAAAAAGGTTGAAGAAAaacaagaatataataaagaattaaacacagaagaagaaagagaacatAAAGCTACAAATGAGC aatcatCAGATTCGTCATCATCAGAAGATATTGCTGCATCTTATATAGTACCACATCTTGTTAAGTCTGGAGAAGAATCTCATCCCTCTCGCAttgaattaatgaaataa
- the Rbbp5 gene encoding retinoblastoma binding protein 5, which translates to MNLELLESFGQNYPEEFDGTLDCISLAVTCTFNKRGTLLAVGCNDGRIVIWDFLTRGVAKIISAHVHPVCSLSWSRNGHKLLSASTDNNVCIWDVLSGECDQKYRFPSPILKVQFHPRNLNKFLVCPMRHAAVMVDVEGTHRVIPLDDDSDLNIVASFDRRGDYVYTGNARGRILVLDVESLTVKASYKISQGTASNTAVKSIEFARRGSCFLVNTSDRVIRVYDSTEVLACGKDGEPEPIQKLQDLVNKTMWKKCCFSGDGEYVCAGSARQHALYVWEKSIGNLVKILHGTKGELLLDVVWHPVRPIIASISSGVVSIWAQNQVENWSAFAPDFKELDENVEYEERESEFDLSDEDKSVVQGEEAQDEEIEVDVASIDRVAAFCSSDEEMEDIGSLQFLPISPDVEDSEDTQTTLHEPPMKKHRSHDIHLQGAPVDETHPLLNKGKDKPTTKKGRPRLEHRKGK; encoded by the exons atgaatttagaattattag aATCATTTGGTCAGAATTATCCAgag GAGTTTGATGGGACATTAGATTGCATATCATTAGCAGTCACTTGTACATTTAATAAAAGGGGAACTCTTCTCGCTGTTGGGTGTAATGATGGTAGAATTGTTATTTGGGATTTTTTAACACGTGGTGTTGCTAAAATCATTAGTGCACATGTACATCCTGTATGTTCATTGAG CTGGTCCAGGAATGGTCATAAATTATTAAGTGCATCTACAGATAATAATGTTTGTATATGGGATGTGTTATCTGGAGAATGTGATCAAAAATATAGATTTCCTTCTCCAATATTAAAAGTTCAATTTCATCCAAGAaatcttaataaatttttagtgTGTCCAATGAGACATGCAGCAGTAATGGTTGATGTTGAGGGTACACATAGAGTTATTCCTCTTGATGATGAT agTGATTTGAACATAGTAGCATCTTTTGATCGTCGAGGAGATTATGTTTATACTGGAAATGCTCGTGGTAGAATTCTAGTTCTTGATGTGGAATCCTTAACTGTGAAAGcttcttataaaatatcacAAGGCACAGCTAGTAATACAGCTGTAAAGAGCATTGAATTTGCTAGACGTGGTTCTTGTTTCTTAGTAAATACATCAGATAGAGTAATTCGTGTATATGATAGTACTGAAGTACTAGCTTGTGGAAAAGATGGTGAACCAGAACCAATACAAAAATTGCAAGATCTTGTAAACAAAACTATGTGGAAGAAGTGTTGTTTTTCTGGAGATGGGGAATATGTTTGTGCTGGATCTGCAAGACAACATGCTCTATATGTATGGGAAAAAAGTATTggaaatttagtaaaaattttacatgGAACTAAAGGAGAATTATTACTTGATGTTGTT TGGCATCCAGTGAGACCAATTATTGCTTCCATATCATCTGGTGTTGTTTCTATTTGGGCACAAAATCAAGTTGAAAATTGGTCTGCATTTGCCCCAGATTTTAAAGAACTAGATGAAAATGTTGAAtatgaagaaagagaaagtgaATTTGATTTGAGTGATGAAGATAAATCTGTGGTGCAAGGCGAAGAGGCTCAAGATGAGGAGATAGAAGTAGATGTTGCATCTATAGATAGAGTGGCTGCTTTTTGCAGTTCTgacgaagaaatggaagatatTGGTTCATTGCAGTTTTTACCAATATCACCAGATGTAGAAGATTCAGAAGATACTCAAACAACATTGCATGAGCCACCTATGAAAAAACATCGTTCTCATGATATTCACTTACAAGGTGCACCAGTAGATG aaaCTCACCCATTATTAAATAAAGGGAAAGATAAACCAACAACCAAGAAAGGAAGACCAAGGTTGGAACacagaaaaggaaaataa
- the Mrps29 gene encoding mitochondrial ribosomal protein S29, which yields MLSRTCFLFSGMCIRSSRRTIISAATKEVADQTNLSSFRISESNPAEHDESCLNHIYTIPSNITTLLMANTTLELRKQVQIFRELGILVRQPAIEVISYLEQTDYTKPINKYVLYGKHGAGKTTILLHLVHYGLAKSFFVLHLPWVQNWFRYARDATASPLEPDKLDLPESATKWLKYMKQLNNVALSQLDLKTTKEYTWSQREVTKLGDSLSNLIEFGIQRNKFACGVINALVDELKIASTAGKCRTLVVIDGFNALTSGITNVHDENRVYVPPDKISITSAFLSIVDYNWCNGAAVLTVDKRANRDKRDSDYPTYLLGKKGFEHLDPFLPICVDDYSVQEFETILNYYKDRKWIKNVSRQGQKELELLSNKNPSTLWTLCKPLY from the exons ATGTTGTCCCGTACTT GTTTTTTATTTAGTGGAATGTGCATTAGAAGTAGTCGACGGACAATAATATCAGCTGCTACGAAAGAAGTAGCGGATCAGACAAATCTTTCATCGTTCCGTATTTCGGAATCTAACCCTGCAGAACACGATGAAAGTTGtttaaatcatatttatacGATTCCTTCAAATATTACAACATTATTAATGGCGAACACGACACTTGAATTAAGAAAGCAAGTACAAATTTTCAGAGAACTTGGCATTTTAGTTAGGCAACCTGCAATTGAAGTGATATCATACTTAGAACAAACTGATTATACGAAGcctataaacaaatatgttcTTT ATGGTAAACATGGAGCAGGAAAAACAACAATATTACTACATTTGGTTCATTATGGTCTTGCAAAGTCCTTTTTTGTACTTCATTTACCATGGG TTCAAAATTGGTTTCGATATGCTAGGGACGCTACTGCATCTCCTCTGGAACCAGATAAACTAGACTTACCTGAATCAGCAACAAAATGGTTAAAGTATATGAAACAGTTAAACAATGTGGCATTATCACAGCTTGAT ttGAAGACCACTAAGGAATATACATGGTCCCAAAGAGAAGTTACAAAACTTGGAGATTCACTTTCTAATCTTATTGAATTCGGGATacagagaaataaatttgCGTGTGGTGTTATTAATGCTTTGGTGGATGAGCTCAAAATAGCCAGTACAGCAGGAAAATGTAGAACATTAGTTGTTATAGATGGTTTTAATGCTCTTACATCTGGCATTACAAATGTACATGATGAAAATCGTGTATATGTACCACCTGATAAGATATCGATAACATCTGCATTTTTAAGTATCGTAGACTACAATTGGTGTAATGGTGCTGCAGTATTAACAGTAGATAAAAGAGCAAACAGA gaTAAAAGAGATTCTGATTATCCAACATATTTACTTGGTAAGAAAGGATTTGAACATTTAGATCCCTTTCTTCCCATTTGCGTCGACGACTATTCAGTACAAGAATTCGAAACTAtcctaaattattataaagatCGAAAATGGATCAAAAACGTTAGTCGTCAAGGACAAAAAGAATTGGAATTACTATCCAATAAAAATCCTTCTACGCTTTGGACACTTTGTAAACCGTTATATTAA